In Dehalogenimonas etheniformans, one genomic interval encodes:
- a CDS encoding C-GCAxxG-C-C family protein, with product MTRSEEARMNMVESKMNCAQSVLTAFCEELELDKATALKLSRGFGGGMGRTGKTCGAVTGAFMVIGLSESKTAREGVEAVYAWIQEFTRRFNGRYGSTECTELIGCDLSNAEGLSRARGEGVFTKICPDIVKSAVEILEQIR from the coding sequence TTGACTCGTTCTGAAGAAGCCCGAATGAATATGGTCGAATCTAAAATGAACTGCGCTCAATCGGTTTTGACTGCTTTCTGTGAAGAGCTTGAACTGGACAAAGCGACAGCTTTGAAGTTGTCCAGGGGATTCGGCGGAGGGATGGGGCGAACCGGAAAAACGTGCGGCGCGGTAACCGGTGCTTTCATGGTCATTGGACTCTCGGAATCAAAGACAGCCCGTGAGGGGGTTGAGGCCGTTTACGCCTGGATCCAGGAATTCACAAGGCGGTTTAATGGGCGATACGGCTCAACCGAATGCACCGAACTGATTGGCTGTGACCTTAGTAATGCTGAGGGTTTATCTAGGGCGAGGGGTGAAGGTGTATTCACAAAAATCTGCCCGGATATTGTCAAAAGCGCCGTGGAAATACTGGAACAAATCAGATAA
- a CDS encoding nicotinate phosphoribosyltransferase, translated as MIEDSQNINDRLAKFRTPESVILGDSADVYFHRTIEILKKERLNPVAVMEAFPNGSGIICGLDETLALLERVLPKDNREVWALSDGDTVASKEVALRTKAPYQSFGLYETAILGFLASGTGWATAARECLQAAGDIPCISFGARHVHPFVSGRMDYAAFVGGCSGCSSVEGARLADIEPSGTMPHALIIVMGDTVKATLAFDKYIDPSVARVSLVDTFKDEAEESLRVADALGEKLKAVRLDTPVERGRVTAELVKEVRARLDQAGHPGVGVFVSGGITPERIKYFIDRGAPVTGFGIGSYISGAKPIDYTADLHEIDGKPIAKRGRIPGLTANPRLKRVL; from the coding sequence ATGATCGAAGACTCTCAGAATATCAATGATCGCCTGGCCAAGTTCAGGACGCCTGAGTCAGTAATCCTCGGCGATTCGGCCGACGTTTACTTTCACAGGACTATTGAGATCCTTAAAAAGGAGCGCCTGAACCCGGTAGCCGTCATGGAAGCATTCCCCAACGGATCCGGGATCATTTGCGGGCTCGATGAAACCCTCGCGCTATTGGAACGGGTTTTGCCAAAAGACAATCGGGAAGTCTGGGCGCTGTCTGACGGCGACACTGTCGCATCCAAAGAAGTCGCCTTGCGAACCAAGGCTCCTTATCAGAGCTTCGGCCTTTATGAAACAGCGATCCTCGGTTTTCTGGCTTCGGGCACAGGTTGGGCTACCGCTGCACGCGAATGCCTTCAAGCCGCGGGCGACATTCCCTGCATCAGTTTCGGGGCACGGCATGTCCACCCCTTTGTCTCCGGACGAATGGACTACGCCGCTTTTGTCGGCGGCTGCTCCGGTTGCTCCAGCGTTGAAGGCGCTCGTTTGGCCGATATCGAACCTTCAGGCACTATGCCGCACGCCCTCATCATCGTCATGGGCGACACCGTGAAAGCGACCCTGGCCTTCGATAAATATATTGATCCATCAGTAGCCAGAGTATCACTGGTGGACACCTTCAAAGACGAGGCAGAAGAGAGTCTGCGGGTGGCGGATGCGCTGGGAGAAAAGTTAAAAGCAGTCCGTTTGGATACCCCGGTTGAACGCGGCAGGGTAACCGCTGAGCTAGTCAAAGAGGTCCGTGCCCGGCTTGACCAGGCTGGACATCCCGGTGTGGGTGTTTTTGTAAGCGGAGGCATAACGCCGGAGCGCATCAAGTATTTTATCGACCGGGGCGCGCCGGTAACCGGTTTCGGTATCGGCAGCTACATTTCCGGAGCCAAACCTATCGATTACACCGCCGATCTTCACGAGATTGACGGAAAACCGATCGCCAAACGAGGCAGGATACCTGGATTAACCGCTAATCCCCGGCTAAAACGCGTTCTGTAG
- a CDS encoding MerR family transcriptional regulator, whose protein sequence is MDEERYRPRYVIHVAAELIGVKTHTLRYYERSGLVKPQRSPGNIRLYSESDIEILRRVRSLMDDLGVNMAGVEVITNMLEKMTEVMRENEKLRAEVLRLQRGKS, encoded by the coding sequence ATGGACGAAGAACGCTACCGGCCCCGTTATGTGATCCACGTTGCCGCCGAACTCATCGGTGTCAAAACGCATACCTTGCGCTATTACGAAAGATCCGGCCTGGTCAAACCCCAGCGGTCGCCGGGGAACATCCGGCTATATTCCGAGAGCGACATAGAAATCCTGCGCCGCGTCAGGAGCCTGATGGATGACCTGGGGGTCAATATGGCGGGAGTCGAAGTGATCACAAATATGTTGGAGAAGATGACAGAAGTAATGCGTGAAAACGAGAAGCTTCGCGCTGAGGTTCTGCGTTTACAGAGAGGAAAAAGTTAG
- a CDS encoding arsenite methyltransferase produces MKDTEIKSYVKERYGGIARSGGGCGCGSTCCGPVPVDTIAKVVGYSEDELAAVPEGANLGLGCGNPTAIAALKPGETVVDLGSGAGFDAFLASRKVGPTGKVIGVDMTPDMLERARDNAKKGNITNVEFRQGEIENLPVESNTIDTIISNCVINLSTDKPKVFEEAFRVLKPGGRIAVSDIVLLEPLPDYVRDSVAAYTACVSGANLKEEYLGAIKRAGFDDIEVVGENIFDLDFIDMAPELMKDAEALGITEGMIQHISETIVSVKVQAVKPAK; encoded by the coding sequence ATGAAAGACACCGAAATCAAGAGTTATGTCAAGGAACGCTATGGCGGCATCGCCCGCAGCGGTGGCGGGTGTGGCTGCGGCTCCACATGTTGCGGCCCGGTGCCCGTGGATACCATCGCCAAGGTGGTCGGCTACTCGGAAGATGAACTGGCAGCAGTACCGGAGGGCGCTAACCTCGGCCTGGGCTGCGGTAATCCTACTGCCATCGCCGCCCTCAAACCGGGGGAAACTGTCGTTGACCTCGGTTCTGGTGCCGGCTTCGACGCCTTCCTGGCATCGAGGAAAGTCGGCCCCACCGGCAAAGTCATCGGCGTGGACATGACCCCCGACATGCTGGAGCGAGCTAGGGATAACGCTAAAAAAGGCAATATCACGAATGTTGAATTTCGTCAGGGTGAAATTGAAAATCTCCCGGTGGAATCGAACACGATCGACACGATCATATCCAACTGCGTGATCAATCTATCGACTGACAAACCGAAGGTGTTCGAAGAGGCTTTCCGCGTCCTTAAACCGGGCGGCCGCATAGCCGTATCCGACATCGTCCTCCTGGAGCCGTTACCGGATTATGTCCGAGACTCCGTGGCGGCTTACACCGCCTGCGTCTCCGGGGCTAACCTCAAGGAAGAGTATCTGGGTGCCATAAAACGAGCCGGATTCGATGATATCGAAGTGGTGGGAGAAAATATCTTCGACCTCGATTTCATCGATATGGCGCCGGAACTTATGAAAGACGCGGAAGCCTTGGGTATAACCGAGGGAATGATCCAGCACATCTCCGAGACAATCGTGAGCGTTAAGGTTCAGGCGGTCAAACCGGCAAAATAG
- a CDS encoding YdeI/OmpD-associated family protein — translation MVSQVGLLVFNDAGEWHAWLADNHDKAKDAWVVHYKKNSKTPGLRYDEALEQAIAFGWIDGKLKSLDDNRFMLRYSPRKMNSVWSKRNKVIAERLIATGKMEIPGKASVENAKSNGKWDAAYSDDAPIELPEDFHRALSSDRTASENFERFSVSSRNMYVRWIENAKTAATRRARIMSGVERSRQNLKLASDDEFMTDMAGAKANSVNQSPEALFQGRPVSLMLFETVRSYIESLGRVTVECLKTQVSLGSKGKFAWIWLPQMWIKKQPENSIVLTIGIDHRIESPKIKESVQPYPGRWIHHIVIGKESDFDEEMKKWLKSAYEFAQKQDILEA, via the coding sequence ATGGTCAGCCAAGTCGGACTGCTCGTGTTCAACGATGCCGGTGAATGGCATGCCTGGTTAGCTGACAACCATGACAAAGCTAAGGATGCCTGGGTGGTCCACTATAAAAAGAACAGTAAAACACCGGGATTGCGTTATGACGAGGCTCTGGAACAGGCTATTGCCTTTGGCTGGATTGATGGCAAGCTCAAGAGCCTCGATGACAATAGGTTCATGCTTCGTTACAGCCCCAGAAAGATGAACAGCGTGTGGTCGAAACGAAATAAGGTGATCGCTGAGAGATTGATAGCCACCGGGAAGATGGAAATCCCGGGGAAGGCCTCTGTTGAAAATGCCAAGTCTAATGGTAAGTGGGATGCCGCGTATTCTGACGATGCGCCAATCGAGCTTCCCGAAGACTTTCATCGAGCTCTATCTTCGGACAGAACCGCCAGCGAAAACTTCGAACGGTTTTCGGTCAGTTCTCGGAATATGTATGTTCGGTGGATCGAAAACGCAAAAACTGCCGCCACACGCCGCGCCAGGATTATGTCTGGCGTGGAAAGATCTCGCCAAAATCTTAAACTTGCAAGCGACGATGAGTTCATGACCGATATGGCGGGCGCCAAGGCGAACTCAGTCAACCAAAGTCCCGAAGCGCTTTTTCAAGGTCGCCCGGTTTCATTGATGCTATTTGAAACAGTGCGCAGTTATATTGAATCCCTCGGACGGGTAACCGTCGAGTGTCTGAAAACGCAGGTATCCCTCGGTTCGAAGGGAAAATTCGCCTGGATCTGGCTGCCGCAGATGTGGATCAAAAAACAGCCCGAGAATAGCATTGTATTAACCATAGGTATTGATCATAGGATCGAAAGTCCGAAGATAAAGGAAAGTGTCCAGCCTTATCCCGGTCGCTGGATTCACCACATTGTCATCGGCAAAGAATCAGACTTCGACGAAGAAATGAAAAAGTGGCTAAAATCAGCTTATGAGTTTGCACAAAAGCAAGACATTCTGGAGGCGTGA
- the hgcC gene encoding HgcAB-associated protein HgcC → MPENSKSQQGACCETTECCRVEAVVSVDARGQVVLPKEIRDGMGIAAGDKLALVTLSRGGKPCCLVMTKAENLAKSARDLLGPLIKEI, encoded by the coding sequence ATGCCCGAAAATTCAAAGTCCCAACAAGGCGCGTGTTGCGAAACAACTGAATGCTGCCGCGTCGAGGCGGTGGTATCAGTAGATGCCCGCGGTCAGGTGGTACTACCCAAGGAAATCCGTGATGGCATGGGGATCGCCGCCGGGGACAAACTGGCTTTGGTCACCCTGTCTCGCGGTGGAAAGCCCTGTTGCCTTGTGATGACCAAGGCGGAAAACTTGGCCAAGAGCGCGCGCGACCTACTCGGACCATTGATCAAAGAAATTTGA
- the tilS gene encoding tRNA lysidine(34) synthetase TilS, which translates to MNKTENKVLAFIKANHLVSRGSEVIVAVSGGADSVGLLHILHNISSELDISLHVAHLDHMLRGEPSRQDAEFVKKLADRLCLPATLGLEDVSAYRQQHRLTLEEAAREVRYKFLEEVVKATGATCAAVAHTMNDHVETVLLHLLRGSGLTGLAGLQAKSVLRYKRVGPLTLIRPLLCLNRGDIEEYCRDSNIEFRNDASNESLSFTRNRIRRKLLPSLRQDFNPSIDEALDRLSKLAVEEVDFKNREAAKASESIIRTEGPLVKIDRKGYLGLHPALKRALLRQALVSVLGSPKDIEAVHIEKMVDLAEGETGRSVNLPDGINFISSYSELVLGRDVSADIPLPEITGTYAINVPGVTEMPGWNITASVIEYGPDLITGKENDGFSQLFDFDAVGSELKVRTRKPGDRFIPLGEVAEKSVKDYFIDAKVPRLWRPRVPVVVNHGQIVWLAGYRLDDRAKVTPATKNVLKLVFRPQSTILPV; encoded by the coding sequence ATGAACAAAACGGAAAATAAAGTCCTGGCATTCATTAAGGCTAACCATCTAGTGTCCAGGGGTAGTGAGGTGATTGTCGCCGTTTCCGGCGGCGCCGATTCGGTCGGTTTGCTTCATATATTACATAATATCAGTTCCGAGCTCGATATCAGCCTGCATGTTGCCCATCTTGATCACATGTTGCGAGGCGAACCCTCAAGGCAGGACGCTGAATTTGTCAAAAAACTGGCTGATCGGCTGTGTCTCCCAGCCACCCTCGGATTAGAGGATGTGTCCGCTTACCGACAGCAGCATCGCCTTACCCTCGAAGAAGCCGCGAGAGAGGTACGCTACAAGTTTCTCGAGGAGGTGGTCAAGGCGACCGGGGCGACCTGTGCTGCGGTAGCTCACACCATGAATGACCACGTGGAGACCGTCCTCCTGCACCTGTTAAGGGGAAGCGGTCTAACGGGTTTGGCGGGGCTACAAGCGAAAAGCGTTCTTCGCTACAAACGCGTGGGCCCCCTCACCCTGATCCGCCCGTTGTTGTGCCTAAATCGAGGTGACATCGAAGAATATTGTCGCGACTCTAATATCGAATTTCGAAATGATGCCTCCAATGAATCATTGTCGTTCACCCGCAACCGTATTCGCCGAAAGCTGTTGCCGAGCCTTCGCCAAGATTTCAATCCAAGCATAGATGAAGCGTTGGATCGGTTGTCAAAATTAGCCGTTGAAGAAGTTGATTTTAAAAACCGTGAGGCTGCTAAAGCTTCTGAATCGATAATACGTACTGAAGGGCCGCTGGTAAAAATCGACAGGAAGGGCTACTTAGGGCTTCACCCCGCGCTAAAGCGCGCCCTGCTGCGGCAGGCGCTCGTTTCGGTCCTGGGGAGCCCTAAAGACATTGAGGCAGTCCATATCGAAAAGATGGTCGATCTCGCCGAGGGTGAAACCGGCCGGAGCGTTAACTTGCCGGACGGGATAAATTTTATCTCAAGCTACTCCGAACTGGTTCTCGGACGTGACGTTTCGGCGGACATCCCTCTACCCGAAATAACTGGAACATATGCCATAAACGTACCAGGCGTGACCGAAATGCCAGGGTGGAATATCACGGCATCGGTTATCGAATATGGCCCTGATTTAATCACTGGCAAGGAAAATGACGGTTTTTCTCAGTTATTTGATTTCGATGCCGTTGGTTCAGAACTTAAGGTCAGGACGCGTAAGCCCGGCGACCGCTTTATCCCCCTTGGCGAAGTCGCCGAAAAATCGGTTAAGGACTATTTCATCGATGCCAAAGTACCCAGGCTCTGGCGGCCCCGGGTACCGGTGGTTGTCAACCATGGTCAGATCGTATGGTTGGCAGGATACCGGCTCGACGATCGGGCGAAGGTTACACCGGCAACGAAAAACGTTTTAAAGCTGGTGTTCAGGCCACAATCTACTATTTTGCCGGTTTGA
- the purH gene encoding bifunctional phosphoribosylaminoimidazolecarboxamide formyltransferase/IMP cyclohydrolase has product MRAILSVSDKTGLESFAADLTKLGWEIFSTGGTKKSLSEAGVPVHSISDITGFPEILDGRVKTLHPMVHGGILARRDKEDHMTQLAQNGITPIDMVVVNLYPFVQTVSKGNVTLETALENIDIGGPAMIRASAKNFPGVIIVTDPADYAMVIEKLKGSGLSLDERKRLAQKAFQHTAMYDTAIAQYLWQGNEGFPDNMTIALKKRYGLRYGENPHQPAAFYAEQRVGAGQNTGITWAEQFWGKELSFNNILDADAAWSTATDFPDPTVAIIKHTNPCGLASGDDLVEVYKKAFEGDPVSAYGGIVAVNHTLTAGMAEAMRGTFYEISIAPDYEDAALEILKKRKDLRILKAKLPVPEAQPPLDYRRVKGGLLVQRTDIMPNSALTLKTVTKKEPTEAQIADMLFAFRAVKHIKSNAIALVKDRTLLGMGAGQPNRVTSVDIAVKRAGEKSKGSVLASDAMFPFNDSVLQAAAAGVAAIIQPGGSIRDDASIQAADENGIAMVFTGVRHFLH; this is encoded by the coding sequence ATGCGGGCCATCCTCAGTGTCTCCGATAAAACCGGATTAGAATCCTTCGCCGCTGATCTCACCAAGCTGGGCTGGGAGATATTTTCGACCGGCGGCACCAAAAAGTCGCTCTCTGAAGCCGGTGTTCCCGTCCATTCGATTTCCGATATTACCGGCTTTCCCGAGATCCTCGACGGCCGGGTTAAGACCCTCCATCCCATGGTTCACGGCGGCATCCTGGCCAGGAGGGACAAGGAAGACCACATGACCCAACTAGCCCAAAACGGAATCACGCCCATAGACATGGTGGTGGTCAACCTCTACCCATTTGTCCAAACCGTGTCAAAGGGTAATGTTACCCTCGAAACCGCCCTGGAGAACATCGACATCGGCGGGCCCGCCATGATCCGCGCTTCGGCCAAAAACTTCCCGGGCGTGATCATTGTGACCGACCCAGCGGACTATGCGATGGTCATCGAAAAACTCAAAGGCTCCGGCCTGTCACTCGATGAACGCAAACGCCTGGCACAAAAAGCCTTCCAGCACACCGCAATGTACGATACCGCCATCGCCCAATACCTGTGGCAAGGTAACGAAGGCTTCCCGGATAACATGACAATCGCCCTCAAGAAACGCTACGGCCTGCGCTACGGCGAGAATCCGCACCAGCCCGCCGCTTTTTACGCGGAACAACGCGTCGGCGCCGGACAGAACACCGGTATCACCTGGGCGGAGCAGTTCTGGGGCAAAGAACTCTCATTCAATAACATCCTTGATGCCGACGCCGCATGGTCCACGGCGACCGATTTTCCAGATCCTACGGTCGCCATAATCAAGCACACTAATCCGTGCGGCCTTGCCAGCGGCGATGATCTCGTCGAGGTCTACAAAAAAGCTTTTGAAGGTGACCCTGTTTCTGCTTACGGCGGTATCGTGGCCGTCAATCATACGCTCACCGCCGGAATGGCTGAGGCCATGAGAGGCACATTCTACGAGATCTCTATCGCACCCGATTACGAAGATGCCGCCCTCGAGATTCTCAAAAAGAGGAAGGATCTGCGTATCCTGAAAGCCAAATTGCCCGTGCCCGAAGCCCAGCCGCCGTTGGATTACCGACGGGTCAAAGGCGGACTGCTGGTGCAACGGACCGACATCATGCCAAATTCGGCTTTAACGCTTAAGACGGTGACCAAAAAAGAGCCGACGGAAGCTCAAATCGCCGACATGTTATTCGCCTTCCGGGCGGTCAAGCACATCAAGTCCAACGCCATAGCCCTGGTCAAAGACAGGACATTGCTGGGCATGGGCGCCGGCCAACCCAACCGGGTTACCAGCGTGGACATCGCGGTCAAACGGGCGGGTGAAAAATCGAAGGGCAGCGTCCTCGCCTCCGACGCCATGTTCCCCTTCAACGACAGTGTGTTGCAAGCCGCGGCCGCGGGTGTCGCCGCCATTATCCAGCCCGGCGGTTCTATTAGGGATGATGCTTCGATCCAGGCAGCAGACGAGAACGGCATCGCCATGGTTTTCACGGGCGTCCGGCATTTCTTGCACTAA
- a CDS encoding DnaJ C-terminal domain-containing protein yields the protein MAAKDYYATLGVSRTATEDEIKKAFRKLARKYHPDVNPGDKAAEAKFKEINEAHEVLSDKDKRAKYDKYGENWQHAEAYEKAGAGFRQYSGGGTPFEGFDFQQGGGSFGGSYGGEDVGDLFDQILRGGGRRRPHRGQDVDYEVEVSLEEAYHGTNRMLTMQGAKPEKLEVKIPAGVNTGSRVRLASKGGEGVAGGPRGDLYLVVKVLPNTRFERKDDDLYTTVDVPLTVAVLGGEVHVPTIKGSRLALKIPAETQNGKTFKLTGQGMPHLGKNGNGDLIAKINVTLPTKLNEKEKELFAELAKIRPAGHAS from the coding sequence ATGGCCGCTAAGGATTACTACGCTACCCTTGGGGTGAGCCGCACCGCTACCGAAGACGAGATCAAAAAAGCCTTCCGCAAACTGGCTCGGAAGTATCATCCGGACGTGAACCCGGGAGACAAAGCTGCTGAAGCTAAGTTCAAAGAAATTAATGAAGCCCATGAGGTTCTTTCGGACAAGGACAAACGCGCCAAATATGACAAATACGGGGAGAACTGGCAGCACGCCGAAGCGTATGAGAAGGCTGGTGCCGGATTCCGGCAATACAGTGGCGGCGGCACGCCGTTCGAAGGGTTTGATTTCCAGCAGGGAGGCGGCTCTTTTGGCGGCTCGTATGGCGGGGAAGACGTCGGCGATTTATTTGACCAGATACTGAGGGGTGGTGGTAGACGCCGGCCGCACCGGGGTCAAGATGTCGATTACGAGGTCGAGGTTTCTCTTGAAGAGGCTTATCACGGCACCAATCGCATGCTGACTATGCAAGGGGCTAAGCCCGAAAAACTTGAAGTCAAAATTCCAGCCGGGGTGAATACCGGTTCCAGGGTAAGACTCGCCAGCAAGGGCGGCGAGGGCGTTGCCGGCGGTCCCCGCGGCGACCTGTACCTTGTAGTCAAGGTCCTGCCCAACACCCGCTTTGAACGAAAAGACGATGACCTTTATACCACCGTAGACGTGCCGTTGACGGTAGCCGTCCTGGGCGGCGAGGTTCATGTGCCGACGATCAAGGGCAGCAGGCTGGCGCTTAAGATCCCGGCAGAAACCCAAAATGGCAAGACTTTCAAATTGACCGGCCAGGGGATGCCCCATTTAGGTAAGAACGGCAATGGCGACCTTATCGCTAAGATAAACGTGACGTTACCGACCAAATTGAATGAAAAAGAAAAAGAACTATTCGCTGAGCTGGCCAAGATCCGGCCTGCCGGACATGCCAGTTAG
- the purM gene encoding phosphoribosylformylglycinamidine cyclo-ligase, with translation MRQDSYAAAGVSIDSAAIAKEQIKKLAKATFNSNVLAGPGFFGGMFEIPTGYSKPVLVSSCDGVGTKLRIASAMGKHDTVGIDIVNHSVNDILTCGATPLFFLDYIAMGKLDPVLVADIVKGLSTACQQVGCALIGGETAEMPGLYHGNDYDLAGFIVGIVEKDNILNGQSINPGDAILGLPSTGLHTNGYSLARRVLGESSSAMVIRYPPLDESVGEALLAPHRSYLGDLKPVLSEIKGLAHITGGGFTDNIPRTLPVGTSARIKKGSWDVLPIFELIQEMGNVADAEMYRVFNMGIGMVIFADQAKVPALLNAMPDARIVGEVVADTGKGRVIIE, from the coding sequence ATCAGACAGGACTCGTACGCCGCTGCCGGCGTTTCTATCGATTCGGCCGCGATCGCCAAGGAACAGATCAAAAAGCTTGCAAAAGCGACCTTCAACTCAAACGTCCTGGCAGGCCCGGGATTCTTCGGCGGGATGTTCGAGATTCCGACCGGTTATAGTAAACCGGTATTAGTCTCAAGTTGCGATGGCGTCGGCACCAAGCTCCGCATCGCGTCGGCGATGGGCAAACATGATACCGTTGGTATCGACATTGTCAATCACAGCGTCAACGACATTCTTACCTGCGGCGCCACACCGCTGTTCTTCCTTGACTATATTGCCATGGGCAAGCTCGACCCCGTCCTTGTTGCCGATATTGTCAAAGGATTGTCCACGGCGTGTCAACAGGTGGGATGCGCATTGATCGGCGGCGAAACAGCCGAGATGCCCGGATTATATCATGGCAATGACTACGACCTCGCCGGCTTCATCGTCGGTATCGTTGAAAAAGACAATATCCTGAACGGACAATCGATAAACCCCGGCGACGCCATCCTCGGACTTCCGTCGACCGGACTCCATACCAACGGCTATTCTCTTGCCCGGAGGGTCCTCGGGGAGAGTTCGTCCGCCATGGTCATTCGCTATCCTCCCCTGGACGAAAGCGTCGGCGAAGCCCTCCTTGCTCCACATCGCTCTTATCTCGGAGATCTCAAACCAGTTCTGTCCGAGATAAAAGGCCTGGCGCACATCACCGGTGGCGGATTCACCGATAACATCCCTCGCACCCTGCCGGTGGGCACTTCAGCACGCATTAAAAAAGGCTCCTGGGATGTCCTGCCCATTTTTGAACTCATCCAGGAAATGGGTAATGTGGCCGACGCAGAGATGTACCGGGTTTTCAACATGGGGATCGGGATGGTGATTTTTGCCGATCAAGCCAAAGTCCCTGCGCTGTTGAATGCAATGCCCGATGCCAGAATCGTCGGCGAAGTAGTTGCTGATACCGGCAAAGGCCGCGTCATCATCGAATAA